A genomic segment from Neobacillus sp. YX16 encodes:
- the otnK gene encoding 3-oxo-tetronate kinase codes for MRFGCVADDFTGASDIASFFVKGGLSTVLYNGVPNVDEAPQAEVCVIALKTRTQDPKEAVKDSLEAISWLKEQGAQQFYIKYCSTFDSTPEGNIGPICDAVMQKLDVPYTILCPALPVNGRTVKEGCLYVNGVPLHESPMKDHPLTPMWDCDLVRLMNAQSMFPSVKISDSSNKEEVNEFIARMKNKHEKFYIVPDYEKEEDAQKLVHLFGNLKLITGGSGLAYLLAKMIKKNAEADGFERSESPAFLLAGSCSEATRNQILEYQKYGGETYFMDPMKLLSGEESVEKIWNVISQNKEKSILVYSSDTPENVKRIQQQGKEEVAEKLEKATADLAELAVQAGFHRIIVAGGETSGAVAKRLGFNGYHIGDSIAPGVPIMIPIEDHRIRIVFKSGNFGNSDFFLRALSLT; via the coding sequence GTGCGTTTTGGTTGTGTTGCAGATGATTTTACCGGTGCTAGTGACATCGCTTCTTTTTTTGTAAAAGGTGGACTTAGTACTGTTTTATACAATGGAGTACCGAACGTTGATGAGGCTCCACAGGCGGAGGTATGTGTAATTGCTTTAAAAACCCGTACCCAAGACCCAAAAGAAGCTGTCAAAGATTCCCTTGAGGCAATAAGCTGGTTAAAAGAGCAGGGTGCACAACAATTTTATATAAAATATTGCTCTACATTTGATTCTACACCTGAGGGGAATATTGGACCAATCTGTGATGCGGTAATGCAAAAGCTGGATGTTCCCTATACGATTCTTTGTCCAGCGCTTCCGGTAAATGGGCGTACTGTTAAAGAAGGGTGCTTATATGTCAATGGAGTTCCATTGCATGAGAGCCCAATGAAGGATCATCCGCTTACTCCAATGTGGGATTGTGATCTAGTCCGTTTAATGAATGCACAAAGCATGTTCCCTAGTGTTAAAATCTCAGACTCTTCCAATAAGGAAGAAGTAAATGAATTTATTGCAAGAATGAAAAATAAGCATGAAAAATTTTATATTGTACCAGATTACGAGAAAGAAGAAGATGCCCAAAAGCTGGTCCATTTATTTGGAAATCTGAAACTGATTACTGGCGGTAGTGGTCTAGCATATCTATTGGCGAAAATGATTAAGAAAAATGCTGAAGCAGATGGATTTGAACGGTCTGAGTCACCTGCGTTCCTATTAGCAGGGAGCTGCAGTGAAGCGACACGAAACCAGATATTAGAATATCAAAAATATGGCGGCGAAACGTATTTTATGGATCCCATGAAATTACTTTCAGGTGAAGAATCGGTAGAGAAGATTTGGAATGTGATTTCTCAAAACAAAGAAAAATCGATTTTAGTATATAGCAGCGACACACCTGAGAATGTCAAACGAATTCAACAACAAGGGAAGGAAGAAGTTGCAGAAAAATTAGAAAAAGCAACTGCAGATTTAGCAGAACTTGCTGTCCAAGCAGGGTTCCACAGAATCATTGTGGCTGGTGGTGAAACGAGTGGAGCAGTAGCAAAAAGGCTCGGGTTCAATGGATACCATATTGGAGATAGTATTGCACCTGGAGTACCCATCATGATACCTATAGAGGATCACCGAATTCGAATCGTGTTTAAAAGTGGAAACTTTGGAAATTCTGATTTTTTCCTGCGTGCTTTATCTTTAACATAA
- a CDS encoding class II aldolase/adducin family protein, translating into MKDTLDKKINNAIWVAHSLFQRGKATGSVANLSFLHEDKIYITATGTCFGTLKPDEFAVLDMDGNQYDHLKPSKEWPLHLSVYKANPDTGAVLHTHSTYSVLWSCLPGLNESDCMPDHTPYLKMKLGTVGLIPYEKPGSKELFSVFEKRVTASDGWLLSHHGPVVPGIDIMDAFFTLEELEESAKIAWELRKEL; encoded by the coding sequence ATGAAAGATACATTAGATAAGAAGATTAATAATGCGATATGGGTTGCCCATAGTCTCTTTCAACGTGGAAAAGCTACAGGAAGTGTCGCTAACTTAAGCTTTTTACATGAAGATAAAATTTATATTACTGCTACTGGAACATGCTTTGGAACACTGAAACCAGATGAGTTTGCTGTTCTCGACATGGATGGAAATCAATATGATCACTTAAAACCAAGTAAAGAATGGCCGTTACATTTGTCCGTATACAAAGCAAATCCAGATACAGGTGCAGTTCTTCATACACACAGTACGTATAGTGTGCTTTGGAGTTGTTTACCTGGGCTAAATGAATCAGATTGTATGCCGGATCATACACCATATTTGAAAATGAAATTGGGAACTGTTGGCTTAATTCCTTATGAAAAACCGGGAAGCAAAGAACTGTTTAGCGTATTTGAAAAACGTGTAACGGCTAGTGATGGCTGGCTTTTGAGCCATCATGGCCCGGTTGTACCAGGAATAGATATCATGGATGCATTTTTCACATTAGAAGAGTTAGAGGAAAGTGCAAAGATTGCATGGGAGTTACGAAAAGAACTATAA
- a CDS encoding DMT family transporter, with protein MYVYPLLVIIAASSYGVVSTIIKLAMRSGFSVSEAVTSQFFIGFCIALCIFVLTNRSKLSIKGIKFLIFAGILTGLTNILYGRSLNFLPASLAVVLMFQFTWIGMLISCITKRRFPNRIELITLIILVAGTIPAAGLIDVDLSQIPIEGWLWGLAAALCYSLFLFVNGKATASLTISNRLVLVSFFAFLMSTVFQSPEIIWNGTLFNEGLWVYGLALGLFGLIIPVLLFTIAVPKVGLGMSSILSAIELPVAVMVSVILLSETVTTLQIVGIVIIILGMSLPTMLDRKRLLVKNKTSKSTVKSQSNMFGELKKHI; from the coding sequence ATGTATGTGTATCCTTTGTTGGTAATTATTGCAGCTAGTAGTTATGGCGTAGTTTCCACAATCATAAAACTAGCGATGCGTAGTGGTTTTTCAGTCTCAGAGGCAGTTACCAGTCAATTTTTTATCGGTTTTTGTATCGCCTTATGTATTTTCGTTCTTACAAACAGATCAAAATTAAGCATTAAGGGAATTAAATTTCTTATTTTTGCAGGCATTTTAACAGGGTTAACAAATATTTTGTATGGTCGTTCTTTGAACTTTTTGCCTGCTTCTTTGGCAGTTGTACTCATGTTTCAATTTACATGGATCGGCATGTTGATTTCCTGTATAACAAAACGCCGATTTCCCAACCGAATTGAATTGATAACTTTAATCATATTGGTAGCAGGAACGATACCAGCAGCTGGATTGATTGATGTTGATTTATCTCAAATACCTATTGAAGGGTGGTTATGGGGGTTAGCAGCAGCTCTTTGTTATTCCTTATTTTTATTTGTGAATGGAAAGGCAACGGCAAGTTTGACAATCTCTAACCGGTTAGTATTGGTTTCTTTCTTTGCCTTTTTAATGTCGACAGTTTTTCAGTCTCCAGAAATTATTTGGAATGGGACTTTGTTTAATGAAGGACTTTGGGTTTATGGTTTGGCATTGGGACTATTTGGTTTGATTATTCCGGTTTTATTATTTACAATTGCAGTTCCTAAAGTTGGATTAGGTATGTCATCGATACTAAGTGCTATTGAATTACCAGTCGCGGTGATGGTATCCGTTATCTTATTAAGTGAAACGGTTACTACTTTGCAAATAGTAGGTATTGTAATCATTATTCTCGGTATGAGTTTACCAACAATGCTAGATAGAAAAAGATTGTTAGTCAAAAATAAAACTTCAAAATCAACTGTAAAAAGTCAATCAAACATGTTTGGTGAATTAAAAAAACATATTTGA
- a CDS encoding MFS transporter, whose product MKMSLQAFRNMDRNIWIRFIGESINGIAMMMLMPFFALYMSDKVDHFWQVGVVMAMGPIAGVLGSLIGGKLADQYGRKPIMIVSMVGNGLVMLGFIFFDGFYPFLLISSFFGLFNSLFHPAASAMVADVTDEEGRTEAFGLLRMGHNIGAAIGPLLGASVVFLSKSVIFIIAASSVFIYSLFLALLLTETLPKNERKKDTKDLDKEEKLPSIFTVLVKDKILFFYIITGIVISMGFSQTEGMLPLHFDQQLPALSDAQNPYPYLMAFNGALVVFFQFAISKWASKRKLGKVMLYGSVLFGFGLLSVGWLPIFFTKLQFSYWSILLILIIIYGIYTLGEMLLSPVQMTFVANIAPEHLRGTYMGAASLQWIVGSAFGPIFAGFLLDEHLGQVLFTVLGIGCIVAGIIYLSLDKWVSEAKEKNQTLHVKKEVTASGTNIT is encoded by the coding sequence ATGAAAATGAGTTTACAGGCCTTTCGAAACATGGATCGTAATATTTGGATTCGTTTTATCGGCGAATCGATTAATGGTATTGCGATGATGATGTTAATGCCTTTTTTCGCCTTATATATGAGTGATAAGGTGGATCATTTTTGGCAAGTTGGTGTTGTGATGGCGATGGGGCCAATTGCCGGAGTGCTGGGTTCATTAATAGGTGGAAAGCTTGCGGATCAATATGGCAGGAAACCTATTATGATTGTTTCAATGGTTGGAAATGGATTGGTGATGCTTGGTTTTATTTTTTTCGATGGTTTCTATCCTTTCTTATTGATATCGAGTTTTTTCGGTTTGTTTAATTCTCTTTTTCATCCTGCGGCATCAGCCATGGTCGCTGATGTGACGGATGAAGAAGGAAGAACGGAAGCATTTGGGCTGCTTCGAATGGGACACAATATTGGAGCAGCAATCGGTCCATTGCTTGGAGCATCCGTTGTGTTTTTATCAAAGTCCGTTATTTTTATCATTGCTGCTTCATCCGTTTTTATTTATTCTCTATTTTTAGCGCTCTTGCTTACAGAAACACTTCCGAAAAATGAACGAAAAAAGGATACGAAAGATCTTGATAAAGAGGAGAAACTGCCATCTATATTTACGGTGCTTGTCAAAGATAAAATATTATTTTTCTATATTATCACGGGAATTGTTATTTCAATGGGATTCTCACAAACGGAAGGGATGCTTCCACTGCATTTTGATCAACAATTGCCGGCACTTTCCGATGCCCAAAATCCATATCCTTATTTAATGGCTTTTAACGGAGCACTGGTCGTTTTCTTCCAATTCGCGATATCGAAATGGGCAAGTAAGCGCAAACTTGGAAAGGTCATGCTATATGGTTCGGTTTTATTTGGTTTTGGGCTGCTTTCAGTAGGATGGCTGCCAATCTTTTTTACAAAGCTCCAGTTTTCCTATTGGAGTATCCTTTTAATTCTTATCATTATCTATGGAATCTACACATTAGGGGAAATGCTCTTATCCCCGGTACAAATGACATTTGTAGCGAATATTGCACCTGAACATTTACGTGGGACCTATATGGGGGCAGCAAGTCTTCAGTGGATTGTTGGCAGTGCATTCGGTCCCATTTTTGCAGGTTTTTTGCTGGATGAACATCTTGGTCAGGTTCTATTTACCGTTCTAGGAATAGGTTGTATCGTTGCCGGTATTATTTATTTATCACTTGATAAATGGGTATCAGAAGCGAAGGAAAAGAATCAGACCCTTCATGTTAAAAAGGAAGTTACAGCAAGTGGAACGAATATAACATAG
- a CDS encoding AAC(3) family N-acetyltransferase: MYTKQDLLDHLKDLGIDGNGTLLVHSSMKSIGQVEGGAETVLDSLSEYMKNGLLVFPTHTWSYINAENPRFHVNESPSCVGLLTELFWKRPGVVRSWHPTHSVAALGKKAHEFVAGNEKFDTPCARESSWGKLLDQKATILLIGVGLTRCTYIHGVEEWVDIPGRLTDHHEQLYTVLPDKTEISVPQRRHIGHTSEKYERVEEIFLTNQVMYKGHFGDANVRVCDTEKMTDLLYHILKEDQEVFS, translated from the coding sequence ATGTACACAAAACAAGATTTACTTGACCATCTGAAAGATTTAGGAATCGATGGAAATGGAACGTTACTTGTTCATTCTTCAATGAAAAGTATTGGGCAAGTTGAGGGTGGTGCGGAAACTGTCCTTGATTCGTTGTCCGAATATATGAAAAATGGCCTTTTAGTTTTTCCTACACATACATGGTCGTATATAAATGCTGAAAATCCTCGGTTTCATGTAAATGAGTCTCCATCTTGTGTGGGTCTATTAACGGAACTTTTTTGGAAACGTCCCGGTGTTGTTCGCTCATGGCATCCTACACATTCAGTGGCAGCATTGGGAAAAAAGGCTCATGAATTTGTTGCAGGAAATGAAAAATTTGATACGCCTTGTGCAAGGGAATCTAGTTGGGGGAAATTACTAGATCAAAAGGCAACCATTCTACTAATAGGGGTTGGTTTAACCAGATGTACCTATATCCACGGAGTCGAGGAATGGGTTGATATACCTGGTCGTTTAACGGATCATCATGAACAGCTTTACACCGTACTACCAGATAAAACCGAAATTTCAGTTCCACAAAGAAGACATATTGGTCACACCTCTGAAAAATATGAACGAGTTGAAGAAATCTTTCTTACTAATCAAGTGATGTATAAAGGTCATTTTGGCGATGCGAACGTGCGAGTCTGCGATACAGAAAAAATGACAGACTTGCTCTATCATATACTAAAGGAAGACCAAGAAGTATTCTCTTGA
- a CDS encoding DnaD domain protein — protein MNIACANNKRKLHYVVGILKNWENESLLTVEEIDTLHDNQKSNQKHISTQSFPVGRVITVGFELT, from the coding sequence ATGAATATTGCATGTGCCAATAACAAACGAAAGCTTCACTATGTGGTGGGGATTCTGAAAAACTGGGAAAATGAATCTCTACTGACCGTAGAAGAAATAGATACCCTTCATGACAACCAAAAGTCCAACCAAAAGCATATATCAACACAATCATTTCCTGTCGGAAGAGTGATTACAGTTGGATTTGAACTTACTTAA